One stretch of Tribolium castaneum strain GA2 chromosome 5, icTriCast1.1, whole genome shotgun sequence DNA includes these proteins:
- the Mcm7 gene encoding DNA replication licensing factor Mcm7 produces MNRRDYDKDKETIRTFLLEFCIQDDSGQKNFKYSNQLTKLAHREQIALYIELDDLYEHDDDLAKAVINNTRRYTTLFSDVVFELLPTFVEREVVAKDALDVYIEHRLMMEQRLRQPNEQRDARNKFPPELLRRYEIYFKDLSTTKTVPIREVKAEHIGKLVTVRGIVTRSTEVKPMMTVATYTCDQCGAETYQPVHGLSFMPVLMCPSEDCRVNKSGGRLYLQTRGSKFVKFQELKIQEHSDQVPVGHIPRTLTIFCRGEVTRLALPGHHVAVTGVFLPLLKTGFKQIMGGLLSETYVEAHRIALVNKTEEDESSSKPLTPEELSVLTEDDFYTKLAVSLAPEIYGHLDVKKALLLLLVGGVDRRPDGMKIRGNINICLMGDPGVAKSQLLGYIDRLAPRSQYTTGRGSSGVGLTASVMKDPMTGEMMLEGGALVLADQGVCCIDEFDKMADADRTAIHEVMEQQTISIAKAGIMTCLNARVSILAAANPAYGRYNPKRTIEQNIQLPAALLSRFDLLWLIQDKADRDNDLKLAKHITYVHQHCKQPPTQIKSLDMGVMRKYIALCKLKEPVIPEDLTEYIVNAYVELRNVARNSRDMTFTSARNLLGILRLSTALARLRLSNVVEKDDVNEAIRLMEMSKDSLNQTFEKGARPPNVNDQIFAIIRDLAGESKTVKLSDVMNKCASKGHTPLEVDSCIEEYEELNVWQVNLTRTKITFI; encoded by the exons ATGAACCGACGTGATTACGACAAAGATAAAG AGACCATAAGAACCTTCTTGTTAGAGTTTTGCATTCAAGATGATTCCGGTcagaaaaactttaaatattcGAATCAGTTGACAAAACTGGCTCATCGCGAGCAAATAGCCCTTTACATCGAGCTTGACGATCTTTACGAACACGACGATGATTTAGCCAAAGCTGTAATAAACAACACTCGTCGGTACACGACTTTATTCTCCGACGTTGTCTTCGAACTGTTGCCCACATTCGTGGAACGCGAAGTCGTGGCCAAAGACGCTTTGGACGTTTACATTGAACACAGGCTAATGATGGAGCAGCGTTTGAGACAACCGAACGAGCAGAGAGATGCTCGTAATAAATTTCCACCGGAATTATTACGCAGATA cgaaatctaCTTCAAAGACTTATCAACTACTAAAACCGTCCCAATTCGCGAAGTCAAAGCCGAACACATTGGGAAACTGGTCACCGTTAGGGGCATAGTGACGCGAAGCACCGAAGTCAAACCTATGATGACCGTAGCGACCTACACTTGCGACCAATGCGGGGCTGAGACCTACCAACCTGTCCACGGACTAAGTTTCATGCCGGTGTTGATGTGTCCTAGTGAAGACTGCCGTGTGAACAAATCAGGGGGGCGCCTATACCTCCAAACCCGTGGCTCCAAATTCGTCAAATTCCAGGAGCTCAAAATCCAGGAACACAGTGACCAAGTCCCAGTGGGGCACATCCCCCGGACTTTGACTATTTTTTGTCGGGGCGAAGTCACTCGCCTGGCCCTTCCGGGGCACCACGTGGCCGTCACAGGCGTGTTCCTCCCTTTGCTCAAGACCGGCTTCAAACAAATCATGGGGGGGCTCCTGTCGGAGACTTACGTCGAGGCGCACAGAATCGCTTTGGTGAACAAAACCGAAGAGGATGAAAGCTCGTCCAAACCCCTCACACCTGAAGAACTATCGGTCTTGACCGAAGAcgatttttacacaaaattggCGGTGTCTCTAGCGCCGGAAATCTACGGTCATCTTGACGTTAAGAAGGCTTTGCTTCTTTTGCTGGTTGGGGGAGTGGACCGCAGACCTGACGGTATGAAGATCCGGGGGAATATCAATATTTGCCTGATGGGGGACCCCGGAGTCGCCAAGTCGCAACTTTTGGGGTACATTGATCGGTTAGCGCCACGAA GTCAGTATACCACAGGACGGGGCTCTTCGGGAGTGGGGCTCACTGCCTCGGTTATGAAGGACCCCATGACGGGGGAGATGATGCTGGAAGGGGGCGCACTGGTCTTGGCCGATCAGGGGGTTTGTTGTATTGACGAATTCGATAAAATGGCGGATGCGGACAGGACGGCCATTCACGAAGTTATGGAACAACAAACAATCAGCATTGCTAAG GCGGGTATTATGACTTGTTTGAACGCCAGAGTCTCGATTTTGGCGGCGGCTAACCCGGCCTATGGCCGGTACAACCCGAAGCGGACAATCGAGCAAAATATCCAACTACCGGCGGCCCTTTTATCCCGTTTCGATCTCCTTTGGTTGATTCAGGATAAAGCGGATCGCGATAATGATCTGAAACTCGCCAAACACATCACATACGTGCACCAGCACTGCAAACAGCCCCCGACTCAAATCAAATCGCTTGATATGGGCGTTATGCGGAAATACATCGCACTGTGTAAGTTGAAAGAACCGGTGATTCCCGAAGATTTGACTGAATACATCGTTAATGCTTATGTGGAGTTGAGAAATGTGGCCCGGAATTCTAGAGACATGACTTTTACTTCGGCTAGGAATTTGTTGGGGATTTTGAGGCTGTCGACGGCTTTAGCCAGGCTGAGATTGTCCAATGTTGTGGAGAAAGACGATGTTAATGAAGCTATAAGGTTGATGGAAATGAGCAAAGATTCTCTTAACCAGACTTTCGAAAAAGGGGCAAGACCACCCAATGTCAACGACCAAATCTTTGCCATTATTAGAGACTTGGCTGGAGAATCGAAAACAGTCAAACTATCAGACGTTATGAACAAATGTGCCAGTAAGGGACACACTCCTCTGGAAGTTGATTCCTGTATCGAAGAGTATGAGGAATTGAACGTGTGGCAAGTGAATCTGACTCGCACCAAAATCACATTTATTTAA
- the LOC100142402 gene encoding UPF0184 protein AAEL002161 — MGEKAHLPHENGLNKNSPEPPDQEMHSDEETGDDLDDMSPEEFQMLDSQLDALNSALDNIEQKNDDIHAQLLLLLQSNREIRQQIQESSAAEKQEPDTQNQ, encoded by the exons atggGCGAAAAAGCGCATCTTCCGCACGAAAATGGTCTTAATAAAAACAGTCCCGAGCCCCCGGACCAGGAAATGCATTCGGACGAAGAAACCGGGGACGATTTGGACGATATGTCACCCGAAG AATTTCAGATGCTTGATAGTCAGCTAGACGCGCTGAATTCAGCGTTGGACAATATCGAGCAAAAGAACGACGATATCCACGCCCAACTTTTGCTCCTGTTGCAATCAAATCGCGAAATCAGACAACAAATCCAAGAATCGAGTGCCGCGGAAAAACAAGAACCCGACACCCAAAACCAATGA
- the LOC655602 gene encoding nucleoside hydrolase — protein sequence MADGRRKVIVDVDVGTDDFLALLILLNAEKRRQIKIEAIVCSMGNTAVENVCVNVMRLLEAVERTDIPVFKGATKQLIPPTHEIRLFHGKDGFGDLGLKGRPHMEAIKEPAASKIAELIVGNPGEISLICVAPLTNVALALRLYDNFADSIKDLWIMGGNYTAVGNITPTAEYNFYIDPEAAFIVLDTVKKPIFILTWETCLYPKITFDWRFKVFGAKKNPAIELLNLAERSVYKEDEKIWLPCDAFLAAAFLKPEIITKKSAHYASVELHGSQTRGQIVLDHLKTKKENVTIIEQFDAEAFQQILMDL from the exons ATGGCGGACGGTAGGCGAAAAGTCATTGTCGACGTGGACGTCGGCACCGACGATTTCCTCGCACTTCTGATCCTCCTAAATGCCGAAAAAAGGCGTCAAATCAAAATTGAAGCCATCGTGTGTTCGATGGGGAACACCGCCGTGGAAAATGTTTGCGTTAACGTGATGAGGCTCCTCGAGGCAGTGGAACGCACGGAC ATCCCGGTGTTTAAAGGCGCCACGAAACAACTCATACCACCAACGCACGAAATTCGACTTTTCCATGGGAAGGACGGGTTCGGGGATTTGGGGCTTAAAGGAAGGCCGCATATGGAAGCAATTAAAGAACCGGCGGCTTCCAAAATTGCGGAACTTATTGTGGGGAATCCCGGCGAAATCAGCCTCATTTGCGTGGCCCCCCTGACCAATGTCGCCCTCGCGTTGCGACTCTACGACAATTTTGCGGACTCTATCAAGGATTTGTGGATAATGGGGGGCAATTACACCGCAGTTGGAAACATCACACCCACCGCAGAGTACAATTTTTACATTGACCCTGAAGCTGCGTTTATCGTGCTCGACACGGTcaaaaaaccgatttttatCCTCACATGGGAGACGtgcctttatccaaaaatCACATTC GATTGGCGCTTCAAGGTTTTCGGCGCCAAGAAAAACCCAGCTATTGAATTACTAAACCTAGCTGAAAGAAGTGTTTACAAGGAAGACGAGAAAATTTGGCTGCCTTGCGACGCTTTTCTCGCAGCGGCGTTCCTCAAACCCGAAATAATCACGAAAAAAAGCGCTCATTATGCAAGTGTTGAGCTTCACGGGAGTCAGACACGGGGGCAAATCGTGCTCGACCATTTGAAAACCAAGAAAGAAAACGTTACGATTATCGAACAGTTTGATGCTGAGGCATTCCAGCAAATACTCAtggatttgtaa
- the Kap3 gene encoding kinesin-associated protein 3 isoform X1, with the protein MLILVDVISVLVVIFAIFAYFVYTACRSFYGMDPDEAKYMRTERKPGTLDVHPTLNAIVLNYEIDVQILGAKENVIYGEKKNLKKVIELPMLNSRTDCYALAKEVVYQCDLIHHSRISEVEQTIYYLKKRKLSHGSAKDNNSSHDLKQIINADEPNYNNLSDYIELLYEGMSEKIKGAHFIQLLARDPENLDALSKNETVISALARVLREDWKRSIVLSTHLVFTFFCFSMYSRFHEVILKCKVGSICMDIIDYELRRYDKWKADLEGVEAPDDIPIVRKPCPSSASLSEIPRSRIPEPVRPRSGNFSEANIKAVMEGSVYDDLTTSTESIDDKKLSEAEKAKRFRTLVKKQEHLLRVAFYLLLNIAEDESIEEKMTKRNIVGLLVKALERDNEELLVLVVTFLKKLSIMQCNKDAMAGMNVVEKLPKLLESNSPDLVHLTLKLLFNLSFDTKLRFRIVQIGLLPKFISLLSDDRHQEIVLKLLYHLSYDDDVKTQFAECVGLITDMLLLNIGNEGDEVMVALCINLATDPTNAQQMMKKNRVQSLMMRAFNYQDNMLMKMLRNLSEHKSSKVNFVEFVGDIAKAVVESKEDDFVVECVGILSNLSLPELDWAEIFKHFDMLKWIEKVIRNNNTDPELVLQVVVLLGTAAADEGCAKLLCESNIISALIELLKTHQEDDEIVLQIIFVFFATISHGTNIDYLAEKTEAPAYLIDLLQDNNKSIRKLCNTCLNIIAEHSKTWAERIKIEKFRHHNAQWLQMVDSQQLGPEDEDDEEDALPPYLNTEFLGTAVVPPLSDLNEHAQESEFISQKDIDFDYFDRPEVIPDFEIEAI; encoded by the exons ATGTTAATTCTTGTCGATGTGATATCGGTTCTGGTGGTTATTTTTGCGATATTTGCGTATTTCGTGTACACGGCCTGTCGGAGTTTCTACGGAATGGACCCGGACGAGGCCAAGTACATGCGGAC GGAGAGAAAACCCGGCACTTTGGACGTGCACCCGACTCTGAACGCTATCGTTTTGAATTACGAAATTGATGTCCAGATTTTGGGGGCGAAAGAGAACGTCATCTACGGCGAGAAAAAG AACCTGAAAAAAGTGATAGAACTCCCAATGCTGAACAGCAGAACTGATTGTTACGCCTTAGCCAAAGAAGTTGTCTACCAGTGTGACTTGATCCATCATTCGCGCATCTCGGAGGTCGAGCAAACCATTTACTACTTAAAGAAGCGAAAATTGAGCCACGGAAGTGCTAAAG ACAATAACAGTTCCCATGATCTCAAACAAATAATCAACGCCGACGAACCCAATTACAACAATTTGTCGGATTACATCGAGCTGCTCTACGAGGGAATGTCTGAAAAAATCAAGGGCGCTCACTTCATCCAGCTTTTGGCGCGTGACCCGGAAAATTTGGACGCATTATCGAAAAATG AAACTGTAATAAGCGCCTTAGCGCGAGTTCTACGCGAGGATTGGAAACGAAGTATTGTCTTAAGCACACACCTGGTGTTTAcctttttctgtttttccaTGTACTCACGTTTTCACGAGGTTATACTCAAGTGTAAG GTGGGTTCGATCTGTATGGACATAATCGATTACGAGTTGCGAAGATACGACAAGTGGAAGGCGGATTTGGAGGGCGTTGAGGCCCCGGACGACATCCCCATCGTCCGCAAGCCATGTCCGAGTAGCGCTAGCCTCTCCGAAATCCCCCGGAGTCGCATTCCGGAGCCGGTTAGGCCCCGATCCGGGAACTTCTCCGAGGCGAATATTAAAGCCGTGATGGAAGGCAGCGTTTACGACGATTTGACGACTTCCACGGAAAGTATCGACGATAAAAAACTGAGCGAAGCGGAAAAGGCGAAACGTTTCCGCACTTTGGTGAAAAAACAAGAACATCTGCTCCGTGTCGCGTTTTATCTCTTGCTGAATATCGCCGAAGACGAAAGTATTGAAGAGAAAATGACGAAGAGGAACATCGTGGGGTTGTTGGTCAAGGCTCTGGAGAGGGACAACGAGGAATTGTTGGTTCTGGTGGTGACGTTCCTGAAGAAGTTGTCCATTATGCAGTGTAATAAGGACGCTATGGCCGGGATGAATGTCGTGGAGAAGTTGCCGAAATTGCTGGAGTCCAACAGTCCCGACTTGGTGCATTTGACGTTGAAATTGTTGTTTAATTTGTCGTTTGATACAAAATTGAGGTTTAGAATCGTCCAAATTGGACTTCTACCGAAATTTATCAGTTTATTAA GCGATGATCGTCATCAGGagattgttttaaaattactctACCATTTGAGTTACGACGATGACGTCAAAACGCAATTTGCCGAATGTGTGGGTTTG ataacgGACATGTTATTACTTAATATTGGAAACGAAGGTGACGAAGTTATGGTCGCACTTTGTATCAATTTGGCCACGGACCCGACAAACGCCCAAcaaatgatgaaaaaaaatcgcgTCCAATCGTTAATGATGAGGGCTTTCAATTATCAAGATAACATGTTGATGAAAATGTTGAGGAATTTGTCAGAGCATAAATCATCCAAAGTTAATTTCGTC gAGTTTGTAGGCGACATTGCAAAGGCCGTAGTCGAGTCAAAGGAAGACGATTTCGTAGTCGAATGTGTCGGAATTTTAAGCAACCTCAGTTTACCCGAGCTGGACTGGGCGgaaattttcaaacacttCGATATGTTAAAATGGATCGAAAAAGTGATTCGTAACAATAACACCGACCCCGAGTTGGTTTTACAA gttGTAGTTTTATTAGGCACGGCTGCAGCCGACGAAGGTTGTGCCAAGCTCTTGTGCGAATCGAACATAATCTCGGCTTTGATCGAACTCTTGAAGACGCACCAGGAAGACGACGAAATCGTCcttcaaataattttcgtttttttcgcGACCATTTCTCACGGGACGAATATTGATTATCTGGCGGAGAAAACCGAAGCTCCGGCCTATTTGATCGATTTACTCCAAGACAATAACAAGTCCATTAGGAAATTGTGCAATACGTGTCTTAATATAATAGCCGAGCATAGTAAAACTTGGGCGGAAAggatcaaaattgaaaaattcaggCATCATAACGCGCAGTGGTTACAAATGGTCGATTCGCAGCAGTTGGGTCCCGAGGACGAGGACGACGAAGAGGATGCCTTGCCACCGTATCTGAATACGGAGTTTCTGGGAACGGCAGTGGTCCCGCCTTTGTCAG atttgAATGAACATGCACAAGAATCGGAATTTATCTCACAAAAAGACATAGACTTTGACTATTTTGATAGACCAGA GGTCATTCCGGACTTTGAAATTGAagccatttaa
- the Kap3 gene encoding kinesin-associated protein 3 isoform X2: MLILVDVISVLVVIFAIFAYFVYTACRSFYGMDPDEAKYMRTERKPGTLDVHPTLNAIVLNYEIDVQILGAKENVIYGEKKNLKKVIELPMLNSRTDCYALAKEVVYQCDLIHHSRISEVEQTIYYLKKRKLSHGSAKDNNSSHDLKQIINADEPNYNNLSDYIELLYEGMSEKIKGAHFIQLLARDPENLDALSKNETVISALARVLREDWKRSIVLSTHLVFTFFCFSMYSRFHEVILKCKVGSICMDIIDYELRRYDKWKADLEGVEAPDDIPIVRKPCPSSASLSEIPRSRIPEPVRPRSGNFSEANIKAVMEGSVYDDLTTSTESIDDKKLSEAEKAKRFRTLVKKQEHLLRVAFYLLLNIAEDESIEEKMTKRNIVGLLVKALERDNEELLVLVVTFLKKLSIMQCNKDAMAGMNVVEKLPKLLESNSPDLVHLTLKLLFNLSFDTKLRFRIVQIGLLPKFISLLSDDRHQEIVLKLLYHLSYDDDVKTQFAECVGLITDMLLLNIGNEGDEVMVALCINLATDPTNAQQMMKKNRVQSLMMRAFNYQDNMLMKMLRNLSEHKSSKVNFVEFVGDIAKAVVESKEDDFVVECVGILSNLSLPELDWAEIFKHFDMLKWIEKVIRNNNTDPELVLQVVVLLGTAAADEGCAKLLCESNIISALIELLKTHQEDDEIVLQIIFVFFATISHGTNIDYLAEKTEAPAYLIDLLQDNNKSIRKLCNTCLNIIAEHSKTWAERIKIEKFRHHNAQWLQMVDSQQLGPEDEDDEEDALPPYLNTEFLGTAVVPPLSDLNEHAQESEFISQKDIDFDYFDRPE; encoded by the exons ATGTTAATTCTTGTCGATGTGATATCGGTTCTGGTGGTTATTTTTGCGATATTTGCGTATTTCGTGTACACGGCCTGTCGGAGTTTCTACGGAATGGACCCGGACGAGGCCAAGTACATGCGGAC GGAGAGAAAACCCGGCACTTTGGACGTGCACCCGACTCTGAACGCTATCGTTTTGAATTACGAAATTGATGTCCAGATTTTGGGGGCGAAAGAGAACGTCATCTACGGCGAGAAAAAG AACCTGAAAAAAGTGATAGAACTCCCAATGCTGAACAGCAGAACTGATTGTTACGCCTTAGCCAAAGAAGTTGTCTACCAGTGTGACTTGATCCATCATTCGCGCATCTCGGAGGTCGAGCAAACCATTTACTACTTAAAGAAGCGAAAATTGAGCCACGGAAGTGCTAAAG ACAATAACAGTTCCCATGATCTCAAACAAATAATCAACGCCGACGAACCCAATTACAACAATTTGTCGGATTACATCGAGCTGCTCTACGAGGGAATGTCTGAAAAAATCAAGGGCGCTCACTTCATCCAGCTTTTGGCGCGTGACCCGGAAAATTTGGACGCATTATCGAAAAATG AAACTGTAATAAGCGCCTTAGCGCGAGTTCTACGCGAGGATTGGAAACGAAGTATTGTCTTAAGCACACACCTGGTGTTTAcctttttctgtttttccaTGTACTCACGTTTTCACGAGGTTATACTCAAGTGTAAG GTGGGTTCGATCTGTATGGACATAATCGATTACGAGTTGCGAAGATACGACAAGTGGAAGGCGGATTTGGAGGGCGTTGAGGCCCCGGACGACATCCCCATCGTCCGCAAGCCATGTCCGAGTAGCGCTAGCCTCTCCGAAATCCCCCGGAGTCGCATTCCGGAGCCGGTTAGGCCCCGATCCGGGAACTTCTCCGAGGCGAATATTAAAGCCGTGATGGAAGGCAGCGTTTACGACGATTTGACGACTTCCACGGAAAGTATCGACGATAAAAAACTGAGCGAAGCGGAAAAGGCGAAACGTTTCCGCACTTTGGTGAAAAAACAAGAACATCTGCTCCGTGTCGCGTTTTATCTCTTGCTGAATATCGCCGAAGACGAAAGTATTGAAGAGAAAATGACGAAGAGGAACATCGTGGGGTTGTTGGTCAAGGCTCTGGAGAGGGACAACGAGGAATTGTTGGTTCTGGTGGTGACGTTCCTGAAGAAGTTGTCCATTATGCAGTGTAATAAGGACGCTATGGCCGGGATGAATGTCGTGGAGAAGTTGCCGAAATTGCTGGAGTCCAACAGTCCCGACTTGGTGCATTTGACGTTGAAATTGTTGTTTAATTTGTCGTTTGATACAAAATTGAGGTTTAGAATCGTCCAAATTGGACTTCTACCGAAATTTATCAGTTTATTAA GCGATGATCGTCATCAGGagattgttttaaaattactctACCATTTGAGTTACGACGATGACGTCAAAACGCAATTTGCCGAATGTGTGGGTTTG ataacgGACATGTTATTACTTAATATTGGAAACGAAGGTGACGAAGTTATGGTCGCACTTTGTATCAATTTGGCCACGGACCCGACAAACGCCCAAcaaatgatgaaaaaaaatcgcgTCCAATCGTTAATGATGAGGGCTTTCAATTATCAAGATAACATGTTGATGAAAATGTTGAGGAATTTGTCAGAGCATAAATCATCCAAAGTTAATTTCGTC gAGTTTGTAGGCGACATTGCAAAGGCCGTAGTCGAGTCAAAGGAAGACGATTTCGTAGTCGAATGTGTCGGAATTTTAAGCAACCTCAGTTTACCCGAGCTGGACTGGGCGgaaattttcaaacacttCGATATGTTAAAATGGATCGAAAAAGTGATTCGTAACAATAACACCGACCCCGAGTTGGTTTTACAA gttGTAGTTTTATTAGGCACGGCTGCAGCCGACGAAGGTTGTGCCAAGCTCTTGTGCGAATCGAACATAATCTCGGCTTTGATCGAACTCTTGAAGACGCACCAGGAAGACGACGAAATCGTCcttcaaataattttcgtttttttcgcGACCATTTCTCACGGGACGAATATTGATTATCTGGCGGAGAAAACCGAAGCTCCGGCCTATTTGATCGATTTACTCCAAGACAATAACAAGTCCATTAGGAAATTGTGCAATACGTGTCTTAATATAATAGCCGAGCATAGTAAAACTTGGGCGGAAAggatcaaaattgaaaaattcaggCATCATAACGCGCAGTGGTTACAAATGGTCGATTCGCAGCAGTTGGGTCCCGAGGACGAGGACGACGAAGAGGATGCCTTGCCACCGTATCTGAATACGGAGTTTCTGGGAACGGCAGTGGTCCCGCCTTTGTCAG atttgAATGAACATGCACAAGAATCGGAATTTATCTCACAAAAAGACATAGACTTTGACTATTTTGATAGACCAGAGTAA